The DNA region CTCAACTCtttatttggaaaatagaaaTCATGCCTGCCTTGTGCGTTTTAGTGAAGTTTGAGGGAGAGGCACGCACTGGCAGTTTTAGCAGCTCAAGCTCTCTGTCAGACTGTAGTTCAAATCCCAGATCTGCCTCCTACTGTGTGTCCCTGTGCAAATTActtcacttctctgggcctccgCTCCCTTAtgtaaaaagagaaagatgatAATATCTATCGCAAAGGATTGGAGTCGTGGGTAAAAAGACAGTGGGTAAAAAGCACACAGTAGATACATGTGGCAGGCGTGGTGATGTGCCACACAGATCCTTGTCTAGGTAGGACTGTCTGCCCAGTTGATGGGGGCGCTGTAGGCAGCCTCCTTCAGCTCTCAGCCCAGTCAAGGACAACCTCTGCTTAAGGCTATACATCCTTTCTGGGTGCAGCTCCCACCTAAAGACCTATCAGGTGGAGTATAAAGGCTCAGCCACTTGGAATAACTCTGGTGGGCTATTTCACCTCCAGATAACCTCTCGCCCCACCCTGGGGTTCACCAGGTCATCACGACTCCATGTTCcctcctgccctccaccccatCTGCCCTGTCATAAACATGTTGCATGCTAATCTCTATCTCAGAGTACTTCCAGGTAACCCAGtttaacaatcttcacagcacGTGAGTTCCCTTCCACCTTGAGAGTCCTCTGAGCATGGGGTACACATATATGGAAGGAAGGTGGCCCTTGACCTTTGTTAACTGGTCAGTCCTTACTGGCCTTCTGCATTACTGTCATACTGAAGCTTCCCTAAACTCCTTCTGGCCCCCTCAGAGAACATGACCCTCTCCTGGGGGTAGATAGTGTAAGCGCAAGGCCCTTTcctttgttttacagatgaacaagCACAACCTGGGGGCTAGTACTGGGGATTGGAGCCTAAGGCTCAGGTCTTGTAGGCTGGTTGTCTTTTCCCTGTTCCATAAGGGGACGGGAATGCTGGTGGAGGATGGCTGAGGGCAGTGGTGGGGGAGTCGTGGGGAGTCTCAGAAGAGAGGCCTCCTGAGGGTCCAGCCCTGGGGGCTGGAGCAAGTCTAGAGTGGCTTGGGGCAGCAACCAAGAGGCCCAGGAAAGCATCTCAAAGAGGGAATATTTGGAAGCCTCACCTCCTGGAAGCAGGGCAAGGGAACAGCAGGCCCCATTACATCTCCATCCATCCACAGACTCTCACTTGATAAAGGACATTGTATAGGGTAGTGCTTATGTGGAAAAAACTTTGtttatttgaaaatcaaatttaactgagtgtcctttttaaaatatgtgcatatatatctgTTGAGTCTGTTCCAATAACCATGTCAGGCAGTTAGGGCAAGGGCTTCTGATACACTgttacaaataaggaaatgagGGACAAGAGATCTTCCAGGTCACTCAGCCAGGAGATGGCCtcctgagactcagtttctcaAAGCAGAGTTGGATGGGTTACACCAGCTGGCCCTTCTCTTTGATTCTTACTGGTTCATAACAAACCATTAGCTTACCAGGTGAACCAGATCTCTTTGCCTGCCCAAGGCACCCTCCTGGCCCTGAGGGTGACAGGTGGGGACATAACTCATtctggaaaattaattttaattttaatcacaCAACTCATACctgtatatatgtaaaaatttaaaatattacagaaaaggCTAAAGCCCTCTTGTTCCCTCTTCTGATATGAATTCCTTCTCCCCCTCCTGAGTGGTACCACTAGTATGTTCGCTTGCATGTTCCCTTTTATaatacatttacacacacacacacacatacacacatatatatatatatatatacacatacatacatgcacacaggaATTTTATCTGTTTTACATAAAATTTCATTATATTGTAGGTATCAACACACATTTTTTCACCCATCAGTATGTCTTAGAGTTCTTTGTAAGTTACTTCAAATGGatcaacttcatttttttcaactACTGAATAATGTTCTATAGTATTGTTATACTCCAGTTTATTTTGCCATTTCCCCTTTAGTGGACCTGTAGattgtttcattattttgttaGCTCCTCTGATGCcacagagaatattcttcacaAGGCATCCCTGTGCATGCAGAATATTTTCCTAGATAGGAACTGAGAAGTGAAATTACTAGGTCATAGAATGTGCACATTAGACATTTTTCTATCAGTCTGATAGTCTCTAAAGTGGCTGGGCCAATTCTCACCCCCACCAGTACTATGTGACCACCCATGTATATGTTCACTCTGCAAATTTATTTGAGTGCCTACCAATGTGTGGGCTCAGTTCTGGGTGCTGGGGATGTAGCAGTAAGCAAGATAGATGAAGATGTATTTCCTCATGAAGCTAATAATTCAAATGGTCAGATTGTTTGACTTTCACCAGTCTCGCAGGTAAAAGGTTTGCTGTCATGTAACTTTGCTGTTTGCATTAGTTCTCTGGGGACTTTGTGTTAGGGAAAACCACATAGCTCACCACCAGAGCCAGGCAGCAATGACTCATGGGATGCAGATCTAACCACTGACACAGGGTAGCAGCCACTAGTGGGGGAGAGGGTGAAGAGGAGCTGTCACCCTCCCAGTTAGTGCTCAAAAGGACCTGAGAGTCAAAGATATATAAGCAGATCTGAATGCACCCTCCTCTCCCCAACCCTTCTCATTTCCCCTTTCAACTATATCAAACATACatgtgtaaatatataatatGCCATTGATTATCAGACATACTATCAAGTTTAATAACAATCTCTGGGGGATAAAAAAAACATCACATTAAATGCATTTCCTTTGTATTTCAGAAATACAAACACATAAAAAGGAATTGTGCCTTAGAATTGAGGACACATGATACCCCTACATTTGTTGAAGGTTCTTTGACAGGGTGGGTGCAGGGACCTGCTTTCAGTTCTATAGAGATGTTCAATTTGAAGAAAAGAGGGCTGGAGATATGACAAAGGATTTGATTTCTTAGCCTCCTCAGTCCTTTCCTTCTGACCCTGTGTCAAAGGAACCATGGCTCAAAACAGCCACCCTTGTCGCCAGGGTGATGCTGAAAGTGCCAGTTACATTGCGAGGACAGGAGTCAAGGGTCAGGGGTTCTGAAGCATTTCTAGAAATGGATTTTGGTGTATTGCAATTACTACAGAAGTATGCACTGCCTGGCAGTCAGCCTGAAGGGATCAGTCCAACTGATAACTGACAATTTTGTCAGTGTGCTGATGGCTTGCCCAGTGCTTAATATAATTTATCTTTATGCTTATAGCAACCCTGAAAGAAAAGTAATGCTATGATTTGAGATAAAGGACCAGGTCTAAGGTTGCAGAGCTAGTAGGCAAGGAGCTGGGACTGGCAGCCATTTCTGCTGACTCTGATCTCAGGAATCCTTGTCCTCCTTGAGGGGGAAGGGGAGCTGGATCTGGGGTCTGAATATCTAGAGCTCACGTCTTGCCTTCCCTCTCACCCCTGTAGGACTGCAGGACAACCCCTGGGAATGTGACTGCCGACTCTACAACCTGGTCCATTTCCTGGAAGGCTGGGCACCAAACCTGGCCTTCATAGAGACCAGGCTAAAGTGCGCAAACCCACGCAGCCTGGCTGGAGTGGCCTTCAGCCAGCTGGAACTGAGGAAGTGCCGGAGTCCAGAGCTCCGTCCTGGGGTAGACAGCATCAGGTCCCCTTTGGGCAGCATGGTATTGCTACGTTGTGGGGCCACTGGGGTCCCTGGGCCTGAGATGAGCTGGAGGAGGACCAATGGGCACCCATTCAATGGCACAGGTATGTGAGCTACAGGGACTGTTGTACTGAGATCCCAAACTTGGGTAGTGGGTCAGCATCCCAAATGAGGGGGTCAGGTTTACCAAGGAGAGAGAGGTCAGCCAAGCAAGGCTGTTTTCTGCCATTCTACCTGAATGGAGCTGGACaggctctgcccagaggcagggcaTAGGGACAATGGTTTCAATAATAACGATGGGTCTCAAGCTGTCCTATCATATTCCACCAACCACTCTATCAGAGACTTGGGATCCACTCTGAGGAACAAAACACTGGCTTTTTGGTTGACAATGCTCTAAGTGTATTTAATATTTACAGTAAGTTTCTGGGTTGTAAATATTAAGCAAATATCACTAGGAGTGATTAATGATATGAGTTACCACCTATTGAACTCTTCTTGTATTAACTGTCCTATGAGTATAACATCACTAAACTTTAAAGAACAATCTAATTATGCTTATTTTGCATACATTGAGGTTCTGAGAGGCAAAATGGCTTAGCCAAATTCACACAGCTCCTACGAGGAGGAGCTGGGAGTCTAAGGCAATCTGGCTGACTCCACAGCGTGTCTTCTTTTTGCTGTGTAAACAGAGATGGTTCATCGCTGGCACTGGATGGTGGGGTTTGCAGTAGTCACGACCCTAGATGGAGAAAGGGGGTTGAGGAAGAATAATTTCTTAGCCAGAAAACTTCATGTccctccctgctttcttctgAGTCTCCTTCATCTGGTTTTGGCAAGCATTACTCTAGGGCTGTGGGTTTGAAATCAGTTTACAAACAAAACTGTGTAAGGAGCTCTATTACATAAAACGGCAAGTTGAGGATGCTCTGTCTGAACTGACAacagggtggggcagggcaggcagagcaCTTCCAGCGGGGTTTCTGCCTCATGTTCACTCTGACCTCTCTTACCCCCAAGGCATCTCCCTGCTGCCCATGAGAGGTCAGCTGTGCAGAACTCCAGGCCCTGAAAAACATGGGTTGAATATCTCAGGTTTAGAAGGAAGATCATTCTTAGACTGTTCCTCAGCCTGGGTCTCCCAAATTTGAGCCCTGGTAATCTTGATCCCTTGGCTAGTCTAAGAAATGCTAAATGACTTCCAGCACTTTTTCAGATGACGGGGTCTTCGGTAGAGTGTGCAGGGTCCAGGGGCAGTGAACTTGGCTCTGGAAGGAAGCTTGGGACAGAGGGGCCCCTTGATTCTCTCTAATATGCCTCCTTCCCCCCAGTGCACCAAGAAATCTCCAGTGACGGCACGAGCTGGACTGTGCTGGGCCTGCCTGCCGTGTCCCTCTTCGACTCTGGGGATTACATCTGCCAGGCCAAGAACTTCCTGGGAGCCTCTGAGACTCTCATCTCCCTGGTCGTCACTGAGCCCCAGACGTCCACAGAAGGCAGTGGGAGCCCAGGAGCACTGTGGGCAAGCCCAGGTGAGGGGGCCAGAGCTGCTGCGTACAAGGTGGTGGCCAGGCACATCCCCCACATCCCTGCGCCTGCTGTCCTGGTCACTGGGCCCTCCGCGCCTGACACGGAGGAGGAGCTCACCCTCCAGCACTTCCAGATGGCTGCCCCAGGAGAACGCTcggaggggcaggcagggcccCAAGAGGCCAGAATGGTGAGGTCCCTCAAGGTGGTGGGGGACACTTACCAGAGTGTGACCTTGGTGTGGAAGGCCCCGCAGGCTGGGAACGCAGCGGCCTTCAGTGTCCTCTATGCGGTCTTTGGGGAGCGTGACATGCGGCGAGTGGTCGTGCAGCCTGGGAAGACTAGCATCACCATCCATGAACTGGCACCCAAGACCAAGTACGTGGCATGCGTCTGCATGAGGGACTTGCTGCCCCAGAAGGAGCAGTGTGTCATCTTCTCCACCGATGAGTTGGTGGACGCCGAGGCCACTCAGCAGCTCATCAACATTGTGGTGATCACTGTGGCCGCCGTCATCACCCTGCCCCTTACCCTGTCCGTCTGTTGTGGTGGTCTCCAGAGGCGCTGTTGCAAGTGCCGCACTGGGGGCTCCACTGAAGCCATGGGTGCCTTTGTCAACCTGGAGAGGCTGGGCCACAGTGAGGATGGCTCTGAGGAGCTGTCCCAGCACAGCCTCAGTGAGGCCAGCAGGCTCCTCTCAGCCCGTTCCAGCCTGGACTCTCAGGCCTTGGGGACCAAAGCAGGCAGATGGAGCAATGAGTACTTCTGCTGAGGGGTGTgttccccccaccacacacacacatgcccacacaCCTGCCCCTGTCCTCTCTCTGTCTTCTACTCCCACACACTCATTCTGACACCTGTGTCCATGCTCACCCACTGTTACCCAGGGTGCCTGCTCCCTTGTACACACAACTGACACCTATTAAGCACTATGTGCCAGAAAGTGTTCTAAGTGCTTTGTATATAttgactcatttaattcttataaaaaCCCTTTGCAGCAGGCACCACTTGTCTCTCCATTTTCCTGGAGAAGAAACAGGGGGATTAAATAAATTGCCTGTATTAGTAAgtttttgctgtgtaacaaataaaagcaaaatcccAGTGACATGCAGCAACAAGCACTTATTATCTCCCAGTGCATAGGCTCGCAGGTTGACAGGGCTAACTCTGCTCCATATGTCCTGGTTAGGGCCCAGGATGGAGAGTCAGTGGCTACTTGGGACAGGCTTATTTCGTGGAGGTCAGATGATTTCGGAAGAATGAGCAAGAACATGTGATGCCTCTTAAACTGTTGACTTAGAATTGGCCACACTGCCATTTCTGCCCATGTTTTGTCTGCCAAACCAAGTTCAATGGCCAAACTCAACTTTAACGGGGAAAGAAAGGACAATTCTCTAAGGAGATGGTGAAGAGGCAGGAAATACTTCACTGAGCATTGATCTAATCTACCATATTGCCCACAaatacacagctaggaagtggcagcTCTGAAATTTGGACTAGTCTGGTTCCAGAGTTGACAGTCCTTACCACTCTTCTGGATTGCATCTTGATTACATTTATGCTAACTCATAGGCACACATAagtttctttatgcattcatcatgTTTGtagtacacacatatacacacagagacAAATACCAGACCCTCACTGTGTATCTTCGTGGACTCTAACGTTTTTTCCTCTGGGTGCCATTCTGCCTAGAGATAATCATTTGATTTTCAATAATGCCTAGAGGTTTGGGTGATGCCCAGAAGACTACTGCTCATTTACTCTCAGAATGTCTGACTGGAGGGATCTGAGAAACCCTCCATGGAGGAGGCACATGACACTCAATGCTGAATGACACATAGCTCACCTCTATCCCCACGCTGCAGTCTTTGAGATTTTTTACTGAAACTTACCTAGGTCCCTGAGGTTGTCTCAGGGCCTTTCTAGTCACTCAGTAAGCCATTTCAAAGGAAGATTCCTAGTCAGTTTGCTTaaagctgggaaacctggaaGATGCCATCTCTGTACTCAGGAGAAGGTAAACGTTCCCAGAAGAAGGGCCAGTATTCTGTCTTCTCTTCAGTACTGAGAGCTCTAATAAGGGGAGCATCCAGGGTGTTTGGTGCCCAGGCCTTTGGGTAACAACCAAGGAAATTTGGGACAGCAAGTGACCCAAGGAAACCATTTTGCCAGTATCACCTGAGAGACTCCATATTGTGTTGAGCGTTTGGTAGATAAAAACCAGCGTGATGCAGTGATTTCTAAAATTACTGCATTTCCTTTCACATTTACAAAAGACTTTCCAAcagattttcctgttttctttcatttgaacCTCACAACAACCTGTTATGGGAGATGGGTCTGTAAAAAGCctgtttttacagatgagaaaactgaagcccaaaGAGTAGAGTACTCTATAAGAGGATAGTGATTGATGGGTATTCTTGAAGGATCTAAGTCTTTGGTAATTTTCTGGCCGTTGGGagtctttattattattgatcTCTGCAATAAGATCATAAGCAGGTTCACTATGAAAATGGATTTTTTCAAGCCACTGAAACCTGGGGTCAGAACCATGAGAGCAACAGGGTATATGAGCATGGAATTTCCATGGATGTGGATATTTTCTACCCATCACCTGGAGGGTGTATCTGACTATAATTTATGGGCCATAGCCATTGATGAGAGAAATTATTTGGTTGGAACACAACAAAGTCACTGTCTATATCATgggtcagcaaacattttctgtaaagaaagccaggtagtaaatatttaagGCTCTGTCATTGCTACTAGACCCTACTGATGTGGTGTGAAAGTTATTGGGCATGGATATGTTCCAATAAAATGctgtttacaaaaacaggtgacaGGCTGGGTTGGCTTCCCAGGCTATAGTTTGCCAAACCCTGATCTAGATTTATAAAGGCATTTCTGCTGTGTCTTGGGATACCCAATACTTAGAATTCTGACTATTTGATAGATGAAATTGACAGGCACTTCCAAAATTGGAACGAATGTAAGTGTAATGGATGAGAGCAACCATCTGTTGAAATGATCAAAATGTTTTCTCTATATGATTGGCTGAGCAATTATTGGCCCAAAGACAACTAATATCCAATAAACTTTATTGAACCTTGTTTAAGGAAAATTCAATAACCTGAAAGCAAAAATTTGCCAGTATTTATCtaatactctgtgtgtgtgtgtaagagagagagagagaaagagaatgagagagaaagaaagagagagagagagagagagagaagactcaaaCTTTTCAATGATTCACCTGAGGCCTACCTTGGTGGTCTGGATGGAATGGCCCCCAAGATGGTCAGCCTACCAGTACCCCTCTGTCAGCCTTCTTTTGTGTCTTCTATCTGCCCTGGCTTCCTCTTGTAGAGAAGAATCGTCCTGGATTGTGCTCATGAATATTCAAGTCACTGGAAAAAACAAATTTccactgtaaaaaataaaatgatgtctGGATTATATATTAGTCTTTTGGTATATGAGTCTGGGTAGTATGTCAGTCCTTGAAAACCCAGCGTCTTCTTAGAATCTTGGGAAAAGAACTTCCGGTCTCCCCGTGATGAAGATCAGCTTGCACTATGGCAATTCCTACAGCATGCTGTCCTTGGAAGCCTTGTTTGGAGGTCCGTTGGAATCATGGCTTCTCTATCATGTCCTTTTCTGACTTCAACATGGTTGTATTCCTCTTGACCTGGGCAGAGGATATGTCTGATGTTACTTATATACAGTTGCATGtctaagttaaaaaaaggcaaataacagaAGTTGTATCCTGGAAAGTGAATGTGAGCTATTAAAACTAAGCTATTGATTGAGGGACTCAGTGAGTAATGTGTTTAGGGAACTAGAGCAGGACATTTTTGTTTGAACTATCATATAATAcagcagagaaaaaaatcaacatacaagTATTTGAGCATATTTCACTTGATTGCAAGGGCATTGTAAGGATAAGTTAGACTTAATGCTGTGCTAACAATTTCCAAATTTCAGTGGCTTAATATAGAAAAACCTATTCCTGCTCTTACAGAGTCTCTTGAGTCTATGGGAAATGTGGATGGAGGGAGGGCTGTACTCCACTTACTCACTCAGGGACCTAGGTTAATGAAGACTACCACCTGGAATGTCAAAAAATTCCTGCTGTAAGGGAAAAGAGAACTGGGGAATCTTGTAGGGGCCTTTAAAATGGTATTTCATCTAACATTTCACTAGCCAGAATATTAGTCACATAGCCAACCTACTTCAAGGGGGTTTGAGGATGTAGTCTTGTGTGTGTCTATAGCAGGCATGCCACAGAGCATGGATAGCCAAGGGGACCTTCTCAGGCATGGCTGACAGCAGATGGAGGAGTGAGGGAAGAGCTTGAGAAAGAGGAAGGATAGTATGCCTGCTTCCCGATAGGTCGCCTAGTCCTCAGCTTGAGCTATCCCAATGTTCCACTAACATTAGGGTGGCATTTTCCAATTTAATCAATAGGaaactttctttttaagattCTATTAAGATAAACCAGGGTACTGCCACCAAGAAGGAATTTATATCTAATTATTTTATAACAGAG from Manis pentadactyla isolate mManPen7 chromosome 8, mManPen7.hap1, whole genome shotgun sequence includes:
- the LRIT1 gene encoding leucine-rich repeat, immunoglobulin-like domain and transmembrane domain-containing protein 1; protein product: MRVAVGMLWLLALGGHPQAWGSCPSQCSCSLHILGDGSKARTVVCNDPDMTLPPASVPPDTSRLRLERTAIRRVPGEAFRPLGRLEQLWLPYNALSELSARTLRGLRRLRELRLPGNRLAAFPWAALSDAPQLRLLDLQANRLSAVPPEASRFLGNLTFLDLSSNQLMRLPQVLLAAWAHLQTGPFLPGHRARLVLGLQDNPWECDCRLYNLVHFLEGWAPNLAFIETRLKCANPRSLAGVAFSQLELRKCRSPELRPGVDSIRSPLGSMVLLRCGATGVPGPEMSWRRTNGHPFNGTVHQEISSDGTSWTVLGLPAVSLFDSGDYICQAKNFLGASETLISLVVTEPQTSTEGSGSPGALWASPGEGARAAAYKVVARHIPHIPAPAVLVTGPSAPDTEEELTLQHFQMAAPGERSEGQAGPQEARMVRSLKVVGDTYQSVTLVWKAPQAGNAAAFSVLYAVFGERDMRRVVVQPGKTSITIHELAPKTKYVACVCMRDLLPQKEQCVIFSTDELVDAEATQQLINIVVITVAAVITLPLTLSVCCGGLQRRCCKCRTGGSTEAMGAFVNLERLGHSEDGSEELSQHSLSEASRLLSARSSLDSQALGTKAGRWSNEYFC